Proteins found in one Clostridium butyricum genomic segment:
- a CDS encoding ABC transporter substrate-binding protein, which yields MKKRKILSVILSVSLIAGTFIGCGSSSKETGATSSSGKMDTSPITLEFFNCDASQDMPFTDDVAEKIKEITGVTLKISHPVAGDTQSIPLMIASGDYPDLIFAKGDTGKLIDAGAIIPLDDYIDKKGANLKTLYGDQIERLRYSEKDPSIYTVGTYGVETKIYAPDGTMQIQNAVLKDLGYPEIKTLKDYENAIRTYKEKYPEINGQKTIGMSLMASDWRWLITCGNIAGAVAGIPDDGQFKIDDETQEAVYKYQLPEVKEYFKWLNHMNAEGLLDPESFTQKEDTYKSKLAQGTVLGITDAKWDYDSSMKSLIAAGTPERTFAPLSVTLNENVKDQTMKDYGFGGGWGVAISSTSKNQERAFQFLDWLASDEAQVLLNWGIEGKHYTVENGVRKFLPEVQEQKNTDKDFAHNTGIGNYIYPFPQRGNGAKDSTGNYYSSDTIETYKANYNTAEKETIAAYNKDSWCDFFPPAEELGVSKHGQAWQYNIPSDSDMAIIQKKADDYVQKAVTQAILGKEEDFDAAWDKIQSTLNSYGIDKVNQGMTDLTKERIKLWNK from the coding sequence ATGAAAAAGAGAAAAATTTTATCAGTGATATTATCGGTATCATTAATAGCTGGAACTTTTATCGGATGTGGTAGTTCTTCAAAGGAAACAGGAGCAACTTCTTCATCAGGAAAAATGGACACGTCACCTATAACATTGGAGTTTTTTAATTGTGATGCATCTCAGGATATGCCATTTACAGATGATGTAGCTGAAAAAATAAAGGAGATTACCGGGGTTACATTAAAAATAAGTCATCCAGTTGCTGGTGATACTCAATCAATTCCATTGATGATTGCAAGTGGTGATTATCCTGATTTAATATTTGCAAAAGGTGATACAGGAAAATTAATCGACGCAGGTGCAATTATTCCTCTTGATGATTATATAGATAAGAAAGGAGCAAATCTTAAGACACTATATGGTGATCAGATAGAGAGATTAAGATATAGTGAAAAAGACCCTAGTATATATACTGTAGGTACTTATGGTGTTGAAACAAAAATATATGCTCCTGATGGAACAATGCAAATTCAAAATGCTGTCTTAAAAGATTTAGGATATCCAGAAATAAAGACTTTAAAAGATTATGAAAATGCAATTAGAACATATAAAGAAAAATATCCAGAAATTAATGGACAAAAAACAATTGGTATGTCGCTTATGGCAAGTGACTGGAGATGGCTTATAACTTGTGGTAATATAGCTGGAGCTGTTGCAGGAATTCCTGATGATGGACAATTTAAAATAGATGATGAAACTCAAGAAGCTGTTTATAAATATCAATTACCAGAAGTTAAAGAATATTTTAAATGGTTAAATCATATGAATGCAGAAGGATTATTAGATCCAGAATCATTTACTCAAAAAGAAGATACTTATAAATCAAAATTAGCTCAAGGTACAGTTCTTGGTATTACAGATGCTAAATGGGATTATGATAGTTCAATGAAATCGTTAATAGCAGCAGGTACACCAGAAAGAACTTTTGCACCACTTTCAGTAACATTAAATGAAAATGTTAAAGATCAGACAATGAAGGATTATGGATTTGGAGGCGGATGGGGAGTTGCAATTTCCTCAACTAGCAAAAATCAAGAAAGAGCATTCCAGTTTTTAGACTGGTTAGCTTCAGATGAAGCACAGGTTTTATTAAACTGGGGAATAGAAGGAAAACATTATACAGTTGAAAATGGAGTAAGAAAGTTCTTACCAGAAGTACAAGAACAAAAAAATACAGACAAAGATTTTGCTCATAACACAGGAATCGGAAATTACATTTATCCATTCCCACAGAGAGGAAATGGAGCAAAAGACTCTACAGGAAATTATTACTCATCTGATACTATAGAAACTTATAAGGCAAATTATAATACAGCAGAAAAAGAAACTATAGCTGCTTACAATAAAGATTCTTGGTGTGATTTCTTCCCACCAGCAGAAGAGTTAGGAGTATCTAAACATGGTCAAGCATGGCAATATAATATTCCAAGTGATAGTGATATGGCTATAATTCAAAAGAAAGCTGATGACTATGTTCAAAAGGCAGTAACTCAAGCTATTTTAGGAAAAGAAGAAGATTTTGATGCTGCATGGGATAAAATTCAATCAACTCTTAATTCATATGGAATTGATAAGGTAAATCAAGGAATGACTGATTTAACTAAAGAAAGAATTAAACTTTGGAATAAATAA
- a CDS encoding ABC transporter permease has protein sequence MDISVVEKENREEEKKESISEKAHKLWEKMKTQKFLIFMSLPFVIWLIIFKYTPLFGWIMAFQDYKPGKSILNQTWVGFKHFKELFNEPLFYQALQNTLAMSVLSLVFGTVCAIGFALLLNELKAKKFKKCVQTISYLPHFISWVVAASIVTSMLSTSGVVNELLMALNLIDAPIQFTSNPNYFWGIVTVSDVWKEMGWNAIIYLAAITSIDPEMYEAARVDGASRIRQIISITLPSIKPTIIVLLIMSIGNLINIGFEKQMLLGNSIVADKSLVLDKYALDYGIGMFRYSFGTAIGIFKSVIGIILVFGANKFAKKIGEQSII, from the coding sequence ATGGATATCTCAGTTGTTGAGAAAGAAAACAGAGAAGAAGAAAAAAAAGAAAGTATATCAGAAAAAGCTCATAAGCTATGGGAAAAAATGAAGACACAGAAATTTTTGATTTTTATGTCACTGCCATTTGTTATATGGCTTATAATATTTAAGTATACTCCATTATTTGGATGGATAATGGCCTTTCAGGATTATAAACCTGGAAAATCTATATTAAATCAGACATGGGTAGGATTTAAACATTTCAAAGAATTATTTAATGAACCATTATTTTATCAAGCATTACAAAATACACTTGCAATGAGCGTATTAAGTTTAGTTTTCGGAACAGTATGTGCAATTGGATTTGCATTACTTTTAAATGAACTTAAAGCAAAGAAGTTTAAAAAATGTGTACAGACTATATCTTATCTGCCTCACTTTATATCATGGGTAGTTGCAGCAAGCATAGTTACAAGCATGCTTTCTACTTCAGGTGTTGTAAACGAATTACTGATGGCTCTTAATTTAATAGATGCTCCAATTCAGTTTACATCTAATCCTAATTACTTCTGGGGAATCGTTACAGTCAGTGATGTGTGGAAGGAAATGGGATGGAATGCAATTATATATCTAGCTGCTATAACATCTATAGATCCAGAAATGTATGAAGCAGCAAGAGTTGATGGAGCTAGTAGAATAAGACAGATTATAAGTATTACATTACCTTCAATTAAACCTACTATAATAGTACTTTTAATAATGAGCATAGGTAATTTAATAAACATTGGTTTTGAAAAGCAGATGTTATTAGGAAACAGTATAGTTGCAGATAAATCTTTAGTATTAGATAAATATGCATTAGATTATGGTATTGGAATGTTTAGATATTCATTTGGTACAGCTATTGGTATATTTAAATCTGTAATAGGAATTATCCTAGTATTTGGTGCTAATAAGTTTGCTAAGAAAATCGGAGAACAAAGTATTATATAA
- a CDS encoding carbohydrate ABC transporter permease: MKIGKHRFDILDIFILILMVVITIVTVYPFLNVLAISFNDANDTVRGGLHIWPREFTLTNYKEIFSGSSNLKQGLIMSILRTVIGTATGVIASAMVAFVLSKREFVFNKIITILFVLTMYISGGLIPEYMVIRELGLINHFSVYILPGLISAFNVIVIRSFIDGLPPALNESAKVDGANDFVIFFKIILPLCLPVIATVALFIAVGQWNSWFDTYLYARSNDSLTTLQYELMKVMDNAASSMADPNNPLAQSAAGVNPESIKMAITMVATVPILLVYPFVQKYFVSGMTLGAVKS; this comes from the coding sequence ATGAAGATAGGCAAACATAGGTTTGATATATTAGATATATTTATATTAATATTAATGGTCGTAATAACTATTGTAACCGTATATCCATTTCTTAATGTTTTAGCAATATCATTTAATGATGCAAACGATACAGTAAGAGGCGGACTTCATATTTGGCCAAGAGAATTTACATTAACTAACTATAAGGAAATATTCTCAGGAAGCAGTAATCTTAAACAAGGATTGATTATGTCAATTTTAAGAACTGTAATAGGTACAGCTACTGGTGTTATTGCAAGTGCCATGGTTGCTTTTGTACTAAGTAAAAGAGAATTTGTATTCAATAAAATTATAACAATTCTCTTTGTATTAACAATGTATATTAGTGGAGGATTAATTCCAGAATATATGGTAATAAGAGAATTAGGCTTGATAAATCATTTTTCAGTCTACATATTGCCAGGTTTAATAAGTGCATTTAATGTTATAGTTATAAGATCATTTATTGATGGACTTCCACCAGCATTAAATGAATCAGCTAAAGTTGATGGTGCTAATGATTTTGTAATATTTTTTAAGATAATTCTTCCATTATGCCTTCCAGTAATTGCAACTGTAGCATTATTTATAGCCGTAGGACAATGGAATAGCTGGTTTGATACTTATTTATATGCAAGATCTAATGATAGTCTTACAACATTACAGTATGAACTTATGAAAGTAATGGATAATGCAGCAAGTAGTATGGCAGATCCTAATAATCCATTAGCACAGTCAGCAGCAGGGGTTAATCCAGAATCAATAAAGATGGCTATTACAATGGTGGCAACTGTTCCTATATTATTAGTTTATCCATTTGTACAGAAATATTTTGTAAGCGGTATGACTCTTGGAGCAGTTAAAAGCTAA
- a CDS encoding ROK family transcriptional regulator, translating into MMEVNHSKIKETNRKKIIKLLLEKDEITKLDISRSLDISITTVSTNITELKEEGIVEDVRPMESTGGRKAMAIKLKENCSYALGIALTPKHVKLLLINVKNKEIEKIKVRHNNDGIDHIVNLVKENISDILKNHNIDEKQLLGIGISVPGTVDSDNGIIKRCYLLNVNNVNLKEQFEYLNVPIYIENEANLSAYYEYLNKKDLVDNLLYVSITDGLGLGIIINGNIYKGSSNCAGEMGHMKIKIGGKLCKCGAKGCFEAYTSKNALIDAYNESGNSINEIEEFEDLYNINDENIKKALTEYIDILGAGISNLTMLFDPKIIVIGGEINNILINEIDNLKNIIYKDNLFLDESICKVEITKFKESYLLGAARFVIEEFLRIK; encoded by the coding sequence TTGATGGAAGTAAATCACAGTAAGATTAAAGAAACAAATAGAAAAAAGATTATAAAGTTGTTATTAGAAAAAGATGAGATAACAAAGTTAGATATATCAAGAAGTTTGGATATAAGTATTACTACAGTTTCAACCAATATTACAGAGTTAAAAGAAGAAGGAATTGTAGAAGATGTAAGGCCAATGGAATCTACTGGTGGCAGAAAAGCAATGGCTATAAAATTGAAAGAGAATTGTAGTTATGCTTTAGGAATTGCATTAACGCCTAAACATGTAAAGTTGCTATTAATAAATGTAAAAAACAAAGAAATTGAGAAAATAAAAGTAAGACACAATAATGACGGTATAGATCATATAGTAAATTTAGTAAAGGAAAATATATCAGACATTCTCAAAAATCATAATATAGATGAAAAACAGTTATTAGGAATTGGGATATCAGTACCTGGAACTGTTGATTCAGATAATGGAATTATAAAAAGATGCTATCTTCTTAATGTTAATAATGTTAATCTTAAAGAACAATTTGAGTATTTAAATGTACCTATATATATAGAAAATGAAGCTAATTTATCGGCGTATTATGAATATTTAAATAAGAAGGATTTAGTAGATAACCTTTTATATGTATCAATAACTGATGGTCTAGGACTTGGAATAATAATTAATGGAAATATATACAAAGGAAGCAGTAATTGTGCAGGTGAAATGGGACATATGAAGATAAAAATAGGAGGCAAACTATGTAAATGTGGTGCTAAAGGTTGCTTTGAAGCATATACGTCTAAAAATGCGCTTATAGATGCTTATAATGAAAGTGGAAATAGTATAAATGAGATTGAAGAATTTGAAGATTTGTATAATATAAATGATGAAAATATCAAAAAGGCATTAACTGAATATATAGATATACTTGGAGCAGGAATTTCTAATTTAACTATGCTCTTTGACCCTAAAATTATTGTTATTGGTGGAGAAATCAATAATATTTTAATAAATGAAATTGATAACCTTAAGAACATTATATATAAGGATAATTTATTTTTAGATGAAAGTATATGTAAAGTTGAAATAACAAAGTTTAAGGAATCATATTTATTAGGGGCAGCAAGGTTTGTAATCGAAGAATTTTTAAGAATAAAATAG
- a CDS encoding IS1182-like element ISClbu1 family transposase, with protein sequence MNTNNIIPMHQIGFPINIENIISDSDSVRVLYDVMEGLDYSELNRTYSTIGRNPALLPKTMFAIIVYGYMEGIYSSRALEKACKRDINFKWLLQGQLPPGHNSIDRFRRERLAGCIENLFNQLVKKLRELNEIQFKNIFIDGTKIEASANRYTFVWKKSIDKFEDRLQKKIKESLIKMNHDLNLCLIITNAKISVQDANYILDSIRIMIEANNIEFVYGKGKRKSKFQRYTEQLNEFIEKQNKYNEYNSIFNGRNSFSKTDHDATFMHMKEDHMKNGQLKPAYNIQIGVEGEYIVGVDISSERSDQLTFIPFLDRLEKNLNQKYESVTADAGYESEENYAYLESKKQEAFIKPANYEKSKTKKFKSDISKKENMYYNTDEDYYICASGKKMLLKGTKKKKTKSGYETTVSIYECEDCDGCEYKSKCTKAKGNKQIHVAKNFMRLRTNSLKNITTPKGILLRMNRSIQVEGAFGVIKQDYGFRRFFMRGNIKVRTEFLLMAFGYNVNKLYHKTIQNRNGELLHKQQAS encoded by the coding sequence ATGAACACTAATAATATTATACCTATGCATCAAATAGGTTTCCCAATAAATATAGAAAATATTATATCTGATAGTGATTCAGTAAGAGTGCTTTATGATGTTATGGAGGGATTAGATTATTCAGAATTAAATAGAACTTACTCTACTATTGGTAGAAATCCAGCACTTTTACCTAAAACTATGTTTGCAATTATAGTTTATGGATATATGGAAGGAATATATTCAAGTCGTGCTCTTGAAAAGGCATGCAAAAGAGATATAAATTTCAAATGGCTTTTACAAGGTCAACTACCACCAGGACACAATTCTATAGATAGATTTAGACGTGAACGATTAGCTGGTTGTATAGAAAATTTATTTAATCAACTTGTGAAAAAACTTAGAGAACTTAATGAAATTCAATTTAAAAATATTTTTATTGATGGAACTAAAATCGAAGCATCTGCAAATCGATATACTTTTGTTTGGAAAAAATCTATTGATAAATTTGAAGATAGACTACAAAAGAAAATAAAAGAAAGCTTAATAAAAATGAATCATGATTTGAATTTATGTCTTATTATTACTAATGCTAAAATATCAGTTCAAGATGCTAATTATATTTTAGATAGTATCAGAATTATGATTGAAGCCAATAATATTGAATTTGTTTATGGAAAAGGTAAAAGAAAAAGTAAATTCCAAAGATATACTGAACAACTTAATGAATTTATTGAAAAGCAAAATAAATATAATGAATACAATAGCATTTTTAATGGACGAAACAGTTTTTCAAAAACAGATCATGACGCAACTTTCATGCATATGAAAGAAGATCATATGAAAAACGGTCAATTAAAACCAGCATATAATATCCAAATAGGGGTAGAAGGTGAATATATTGTAGGAGTAGACATTTCAAGTGAAAGATCTGACCAGCTTACTTTTATACCATTTTTAGATAGATTAGAAAAGAATTTAAATCAAAAATATGAATCCGTAACTGCTGACGCAGGATACGAAAGTGAAGAAAATTATGCATATCTTGAATCTAAGAAACAAGAAGCTTTTATTAAACCTGCAAATTATGAAAAGTCAAAGACAAAGAAATTCAAGAGTGATATTAGTAAGAAAGAAAATATGTACTATAACACAGATGAAGATTACTACATTTGTGCATCTGGTAAAAAAATGCTTCTAAAAGGAACAAAAAAGAAAAAAACAAAATCTGGATATGAAACTACTGTTAGCATCTATGAATGTGAAGACTGTGATGGCTGTGAATATAAGAGTAAATGTACGAAAGCAAAAGGTAATAAACAAATACATGTGGCTAAAAATTTTATGCGTCTAAGAACAAATTCACTTAAAAACATCACTACACCTAAAGGAATACTTTTAAGAATGAACAGATCAATTCAAGTCGAAGGAGCATTTGGAGTTATTAAACAAGATTATGGTTTTAGAAGATTTTTTATGCGTGGAAATATTAAAGTTCGTACTGAATTTTTGTTAATGGCGTTTGGTTATAATGTTAATAAATTGTACCATAAAACCATTCAAAATCGTAACGGTGAGCTGCTTCATAAGCAGCAAGCTTCGTAA
- a CDS encoding DUF624 domain-containing protein, with product MRNEQDLINNKFYVISNYIMYFFITNMCFLFCISPLLIYRFLYNGNSKVITLILSISIGPALSTLFSTMGKFIREKDISPLKDFFNFYKMNFFQGVIAATIFNSLISILYFDIIYFISTHKIVQMYLMFIMILLVCLISMYGYLIISRYNVKILFLLKTSLVLTIKKFYVSLTCLAISIIILGIIRFARISFVGLLFGSSVLSYLILKIQMPTIEQLKEAIEQKYNN from the coding sequence ATGAGAAATGAACAGGATTTAATCAATAACAAATTTTATGTTATATCAAATTATATAATGTATTTTTTTATAACAAATATGTGCTTTTTATTTTGTATTTCCCCATTATTAATTTATAGATTTTTATATAATGGAAACTCCAAAGTCATTACATTGATTTTATCAATAAGTATTGGACCAGCACTTTCAACTTTATTTTCTACTATGGGAAAATTTATTAGGGAAAAAGACATATCTCCATTAAAAGATTTTTTTAATTTTTATAAGATGAATTTTTTTCAAGGTGTAATAGCAGCAACTATATTTAATAGTTTAATAAGTATATTGTATTTTGATATCATTTACTTTATTTCAACACATAAAATAGTGCAAATGTATTTAATGTTTATTATGATTTTATTGGTTTGCTTAATTTCAATGTATGGGTATTTAATAATATCAAGATATAATGTAAAAATATTATTTCTTTTAAAAACCTCGCTTGTTTTGACAATAAAGAAATTCTATGTAAGTTTAACATGTCTTGCTATTAGCATTATAATTTTGGGGATAATAAGATTTGCAAGAATTTCTTTTGTAGGATTATTATTTGGTTCAAGTGTATTAAGTTATTTAATATTGAAAATTCAGATGCCTACAATAGAACAATTAAAAGAAGCTATAGAACAAAAGTATAATAATTAA
- a CDS encoding DUF134 domain-containing protein, whose product MPRPNKVRRVCRMPKCSKFESQSFKNNNRIVLDIEEYEAIRLMDYMGLTQEESSKQMKVSRATFQALYMDARKKISRFLVEGTGLIISGGNYELCSSKCCQNKNIKKENCMLLKGDNNMKIAVTYNEGEIFQHFGHSEKFKLYDVEDGKIVSSEIVDTNGSGHGALAGFLKDKNVNVLICGGIGGGAKNALASNNIEIYPGARGNADEQVQSFLSGNLSYNPNTECSHHKHEGEHTCGSHGCGSHDSDHKCSHE is encoded by the coding sequence ATGCCGAGACCTAATAAAGTCAGAAGAGTCTGCAGAATGCCAAAATGCAGTAAATTTGAATCACAAAGTTTTAAAAATAATAATAGAATTGTATTAGACATAGAAGAATATGAAGCTATAAGGCTTATGGATTATATGGGACTTACACAAGAAGAAAGTTCAAAGCAGATGAAGGTTTCAAGAGCTACATTTCAAGCTTTATACATGGATGCGAGGAAGAAGATTTCTAGATTTTTAGTTGAAGGAACAGGGCTTATTATTTCTGGTGGCAATTATGAATTATGTAGCAGTAAATGCTGTCAGAATAAAAATATAAAAAAAGAAAATTGTATGTTATTGAAAGGAGATAATAATATGAAAATTGCAGTAACTTATAATGAGGGAGAAATTTTTCAACATTTTGGTCATAGTGAAAAATTTAAGTTATATGATGTTGAAGATGGTAAAATAGTATCAAGTGAAATTGTTGACACTAATGGAAGTGGTCATGGAGCATTAGCAGGATTTTTAAAAGATAAAAATGTTAATGTATTAATATGTGGTGGAATAGGAGGTGGTGCAAAAAATGCACTAGCTTCAAATAATATAGAAATATATCCAGGTGCTAGAGGAAATGCAGATGAGCAAGTACAGTCATTTTTAAGTGGAAACTTATCGTATAATCCAAACACAGAATGTTCACATCATAAGCATGAAGGTGAACATACTTGTGGAAGTCACGGATGTGGAAGTCATGATTCTGATCACAAATGCAGTCATGAATAA